One window from the genome of Crassostrea angulata isolate pt1a10 chromosome 2, ASM2561291v2, whole genome shotgun sequence encodes:
- the LOC128173192 gene encoding uncharacterized protein LOC128173192 isoform X3 gives MQVFIAYILTAGCALLCVSDGCVDKLPDCADFTLNACKAPFVNWAHANCPAFCVFCRRECQNKRTDCREYGQQMCQAPYTSWAKKNCEEYCGFCGRDWKCVYSPWFDLTPCPKTCNNDGKLQVRKYTLVPHDTPLADNCDKSLLRRKKCNNSHCTTPTLTTTLVHDPLVDVNLAPIVAGIATGVGAGVAGAASIEAGVGAGVAGAASIEAGIGAGVAGAASIEAGIGAGIAGATAIEAGVAGVAAVEAGVAASATILEFLPLLLGFFGKRNVNEQTRALENLVLANLENQSIK, from the exons ATGCAGGTTTTTATTGCGTATATTTTGACTGCAg GTTGTGCTTTGCTTTGCGTGAGTGATGGTTGTGTGGATAAGCTTCCGGACTGCGCTGATTTTACATTAAATGCCTGTAAGGCCCCTTTTGTGAATTGGGCCCACGCAAACTGTCCAGCATTTTGTGTATTTTGCC GTAGagaatgtcaaaataaaagGACAGATTGTCGTGAATATGGACAACAAATGTGCCAAGCACCATACACATCATGggccaaaaaaaattgtgaagaaTATTGTGGATTTTGTGGAAGAG atTGGAAATGCGTTTATAGTCCTTGGTTTGATTTGACACCTTGCCCAAAAACTTGTAATAACGATGGGAAACTTCAAGTGAGAAAGTACACCTTAGTCCCTCATGACACTCCTCTAGCAGATAATTGTGATAAAAGTTTATTACGGAGGAAGAAATGTAACAACAGTCATT gcACAACGCCCACTTTAACCACAACTCTTGTGCACGATCCTTTAGTTGACGTAAATCTGGCTCCTATAGTTGCTGGTATTGCTACTG GCGTAGGCGCTGGTGTTGCAGGGGCAGCCTCTATTGAGGCAGGGGTAGGCGCTGGTGTTGCAGGGGCAGCCTCAATCGAAGCTGGTATAGGCGCTGGTGTTGCAGGGGCAGCCTCAATCGAAGCAGGCATTGGCGCTGGTATTGCGGGGGCAACTGCAATAGAAGCAGGCGTTGCGGGAGTAGCAGCTGTAGAGGCAGGTGTTGCAGCCAGTGCTACCATTTTAGAATTTCTCCCTCTTTTATTAGGATTTTTCGGGAAAAGAAACGTTAACGAACAAACTAGGGCATTAGAAAATCTAGTGTTAGCTAATCTGGAGAATCaaagtattaaataa
- the LOC128173192 gene encoding uncharacterized protein LOC128173192 isoform X1: protein MQVFIAYILTAGCALLCVSDGCVDKLPDCADFTLNACKAPFVNWAHANCPAFCVFCRRECQNKRTDCREYGQQMCQAPYTSWAKKNCEEYCGFCGRDWKCVYSPWFDLTPCPKTCNNDGKLQVRKYTLVPHDTPLADNCDKSLLRRKKCNNSHCTTPTLTTTLVHDPLVDVNLAPIVAGIATGVGAGVVGAAASVETGVGAGVAGAASIEAGVGAGVAGAASIEAGIGAGVAGAASIEAGIGAGIAGATAIEAGVAGVAAVEAGVAASATILEFLPLLLGFFGKRNVNEQTRALENLVLANLENQSIK, encoded by the exons ATGCAGGTTTTTATTGCGTATATTTTGACTGCAg GTTGTGCTTTGCTTTGCGTGAGTGATGGTTGTGTGGATAAGCTTCCGGACTGCGCTGATTTTACATTAAATGCCTGTAAGGCCCCTTTTGTGAATTGGGCCCACGCAAACTGTCCAGCATTTTGTGTATTTTGCC GTAGagaatgtcaaaataaaagGACAGATTGTCGTGAATATGGACAACAAATGTGCCAAGCACCATACACATCATGggccaaaaaaaattgtgaagaaTATTGTGGATTTTGTGGAAGAG atTGGAAATGCGTTTATAGTCCTTGGTTTGATTTGACACCTTGCCCAAAAACTTGTAATAACGATGGGAAACTTCAAGTGAGAAAGTACACCTTAGTCCCTCATGACACTCCTCTAGCAGATAATTGTGATAAAAGTTTATTACGGAGGAAGAAATGTAACAACAGTCATT gcACAACGCCCACTTTAACCACAACTCTTGTGCACGATCCTTTAGTTGACGTAAATCTGGCTCCTATAGTTGCTGGTATTGCTACTGGTGTTGGCGCTGGTGTTGTAGGGGCTGCAGCCTCAGTAGAAACAGGCGTAGGCGCTGGTGTTGCAGGGGCAGCCTCTATTGAGGCAGGGGTAGGCGCTGGTGTTGCAGGGGCAGCCTCAATCGAAGCTGGTATAGGCGCTGGTGTTGCAGGGGCAGCCTCAATCGAAGCAGGCATTGGCGCTGGTATTGCGGGGGCAACTGCAATAGAAGCAGGCGTTGCGGGAGTAGCAGCTGTAGAGGCAGGTGTTGCAGCCAGTGCTACCATTTTAGAATTTCTCCCTCTTTTATTAGGATTTTTCGGGAAAAGAAACGTTAACGAACAAACTAGGGCATTAGAAAATCTAGTGTTAGCTAATCTGGAGAATCaaagtattaaataa
- the LOC128173192 gene encoding uncharacterized protein LOC128173192 isoform X2 gives MQVFIAYILTAGCALLCVSDGCVDKLPDCADFTLNACKAPFVNWAHANCPAFCVFCRRECQNKRTDCREYGQQMCQAPYTSWAKKNCEEYCGFCGRDWKCVYSPWFDLTPCPKTCNNDGKLQVRKYTLVPHDTPLADNCDKSLLRRKKCNNSHCTTPTLTTTLVHDPLVDVNLAPIVAGIATGVGAGVVGAAASVETGVGAGVAGAASIEAGVGAGVAGAASIEAGIGAGIAGATAIEAGVAGVAAVEAGVAASATILEFLPLLLGFFGKRNVNEQTRALENLVLANLENQSIK, from the exons ATGCAGGTTTTTATTGCGTATATTTTGACTGCAg GTTGTGCTTTGCTTTGCGTGAGTGATGGTTGTGTGGATAAGCTTCCGGACTGCGCTGATTTTACATTAAATGCCTGTAAGGCCCCTTTTGTGAATTGGGCCCACGCAAACTGTCCAGCATTTTGTGTATTTTGCC GTAGagaatgtcaaaataaaagGACAGATTGTCGTGAATATGGACAACAAATGTGCCAAGCACCATACACATCATGggccaaaaaaaattgtgaagaaTATTGTGGATTTTGTGGAAGAG atTGGAAATGCGTTTATAGTCCTTGGTTTGATTTGACACCTTGCCCAAAAACTTGTAATAACGATGGGAAACTTCAAGTGAGAAAGTACACCTTAGTCCCTCATGACACTCCTCTAGCAGATAATTGTGATAAAAGTTTATTACGGAGGAAGAAATGTAACAACAGTCATT gcACAACGCCCACTTTAACCACAACTCTTGTGCACGATCCTTTAGTTGACGTAAATCTGGCTCCTATAGTTGCTGGTATTGCTACTGGTGTTGGCGCTGGTGTTGTAGGGGCTGCAGCCTCAGTAGAAACAGGCGTAGGCGCTGGTGTTGCAGGGGCAGCCTCTATTGAGGCAGGGGTAGGCGCTGGTGTTGCAGGGGCAGCCTCAATCGAAGCTG GCATTGGCGCTGGTATTGCGGGGGCAACTGCAATAGAAGCAGGCGTTGCGGGAGTAGCAGCTGTAGAGGCAGGTGTTGCAGCCAGTGCTACCATTTTAGAATTTCTCCCTCTTTTATTAGGATTTTTCGGGAAAAGAAACGTTAACGAACAAACTAGGGCATTAGAAAATCTAGTGTTAGCTAATCTGGAGAATCaaagtattaaataa
- the LOC128173192 gene encoding uncharacterized protein LOC128173192 isoform X4: MQVFIAYILTAGCALLCVSDGCVDKLPDCADFTLNACKAPFVNWAHANCPAFCVFCRRECQNKRTDCREYGQQMCQAPYTSWAKKNCEEYCGFCGRDWKCVYSPWFDLTPCPKTCNNDGKLQVRKYTLVPHDTPLADNCDKSLLRRKKCNNSHCTTPTLTTTLVHDPLVDVNLAPIVAGIATGVGAGVAGAASIEAGVGAGVAGAASIEAGIGAGIAGATAIEAGVAGVAAVEAGVAASATILEFLPLLLGFFGKRNVNEQTRALENLVLANLENQSIK, encoded by the exons ATGCAGGTTTTTATTGCGTATATTTTGACTGCAg GTTGTGCTTTGCTTTGCGTGAGTGATGGTTGTGTGGATAAGCTTCCGGACTGCGCTGATTTTACATTAAATGCCTGTAAGGCCCCTTTTGTGAATTGGGCCCACGCAAACTGTCCAGCATTTTGTGTATTTTGCC GTAGagaatgtcaaaataaaagGACAGATTGTCGTGAATATGGACAACAAATGTGCCAAGCACCATACACATCATGggccaaaaaaaattgtgaagaaTATTGTGGATTTTGTGGAAGAG atTGGAAATGCGTTTATAGTCCTTGGTTTGATTTGACACCTTGCCCAAAAACTTGTAATAACGATGGGAAACTTCAAGTGAGAAAGTACACCTTAGTCCCTCATGACACTCCTCTAGCAGATAATTGTGATAAAAGTTTATTACGGAGGAAGAAATGTAACAACAGTCATT gcACAACGCCCACTTTAACCACAACTCTTGTGCACGATCCTTTAGTTGACGTAAATCTGGCTCCTATAGTTGCTGGTATTGCTACTG GCGTAGGCGCTGGTGTTGCAGGGGCAGCCTCTATTGAGGCAGGGGTAGGCGCTGGTGTTGCAGGGGCAGCCTCAATCGAAGCTG GCATTGGCGCTGGTATTGCGGGGGCAACTGCAATAGAAGCAGGCGTTGCGGGAGTAGCAGCTGTAGAGGCAGGTGTTGCAGCCAGTGCTACCATTTTAGAATTTCTCCCTCTTTTATTAGGATTTTTCGGGAAAAGAAACGTTAACGAACAAACTAGGGCATTAGAAAATCTAGTGTTAGCTAATCTGGAGAATCaaagtattaaataa